In Stenotrophomonas sp. ASS1, the following proteins share a genomic window:
- a CDS encoding DUF1203 domain-containing protein has protein sequence MHAWYLGGLDHRPFQHLFEKSDTALAALGIQRRWAGETGGHPCRIGLSDPPSGSELLLLSHVHLPLHSPYHASGPIFVQRGVTRCVLPPGEVPAYVQRRTISLRAYDHAALMLAAEISAGTDVAARLDALFADPAVAFVQLHNAAHGCFSCQADRVGMAPT, from the coding sequence ATGCATGCGTGGTACCTCGGTGGCCTCGACCACCGCCCCTTCCAGCACCTGTTCGAGAAGAGTGACACCGCGCTGGCTGCGCTGGGCATCCAGCGTCGCTGGGCCGGCGAAACAGGAGGACACCCCTGCCGGATCGGCCTGAGCGATCCGCCCAGCGGCAGCGAGCTGCTGCTGTTGTCCCATGTGCACCTGCCGCTGCACTCGCCCTATCACGCCTCGGGCCCGATCTTCGTGCAGCGTGGCGTAACGCGCTGCGTGCTGCCGCCGGGTGAGGTACCCGCCTATGTACAGCGCCGTACGATCTCGTTGCGCGCCTATGACCACGCTGCATTGATGCTGGCCGCAGAGATCAGCGCGGGCACTGATGTTGCCGCCCGGCTGGACGCGCTGTTTGCCGACCCTGCCGTGGCCTTCGTGCAACTGCACAACGCGGCCCACGGCTGCTTCTCGTGCCAGGCAGATCGAGTGGGTATGGCGCCGACGTAG
- a CDS encoding lytic polysaccharide monooxygenase has product MSFRSTPLLLATSFAAAGLCLAGNAFAHGTMTTPVSRVYACFQGNPENPTNPACAAAKAVGGSQAFYDWNGINQANANGNHQAVVPDGKLCSGNNPTFRGLDVNRSDWQTTPIQPDASGKFTFVFKATAPHATRDWRFFVTRDGWQPGSPLRWADLQEFCTLGNTPLSADGTYKLQCTLPQRSGQHVIYNTWQRSDSTEAFYTCMDVRFEGGGGSTPPAAQWQDAGPVTARGELPVGATLALRVFNANGNDVERVEATLASGQTAAAQWPLALARKVNTSAQHARVGVLSNGVITPTASATANRVYLKDGNRFQLDTQVPDPGTPSPGGDFDHVYPAGIGSYVPGQTVVKGGDGKLYACRPFPEGAWCNVNAEAYRPGVGAAWRDAWIAY; this is encoded by the coding sequence ATGTCATTCCGATCCACACCGCTGTTGCTGGCCACCTCGTTCGCCGCTGCGGGCCTGTGCCTGGCCGGCAACGCATTCGCCCACGGCACCATGACCACACCGGTCAGCCGCGTCTATGCCTGTTTCCAGGGCAATCCGGAGAACCCGACCAACCCGGCCTGCGCCGCCGCGAAAGCGGTGGGCGGTTCGCAGGCGTTCTACGACTGGAATGGCATCAACCAGGCCAATGCCAACGGCAACCACCAGGCCGTGGTGCCCGATGGCAAGCTGTGCAGCGGCAACAACCCGACCTTCCGCGGGCTGGATGTTAACCGCAGCGACTGGCAGACCACACCGATCCAGCCAGACGCCAGCGGCAAGTTCACCTTCGTGTTCAAGGCGACCGCGCCGCACGCCACGCGTGACTGGCGCTTCTTCGTCACCCGCGACGGCTGGCAACCGGGCAGCCCGCTGCGCTGGGCCGATCTGCAGGAGTTCTGCACGCTGGGCAACACGCCGCTGTCGGCCGATGGCACCTACAAGCTGCAGTGCACGCTGCCACAGCGCAGCGGCCAGCATGTGATCTACAACACCTGGCAGCGCTCGGATTCGACCGAAGCGTTCTACACCTGCATGGACGTGCGCTTTGAAGGAGGCGGTGGCAGCACCCCGCCCGCAGCGCAGTGGCAGGATGCCGGCCCGGTCACCGCGCGCGGCGAGCTGCCGGTCGGCGCCACCCTGGCGTTGCGCGTGTTCAACGCCAACGGCAATGATGTCGAACGCGTGGAAGCGACCCTGGCCAGTGGCCAGACTGCGGCCGCGCAGTGGCCGTTGGCGCTGGCCCGCAAGGTCAATACCAGCGCCCAGCACGCACGCGTGGGTGTGCTCAGCAATGGCGTGATCACACCGACGGCCTCGGCCACCGCCAACCGCGTGTACCTGAAGGATGGCAACCGCTTCCAGCTCGATACCCAGGTGCCCGACCCCGGCACGCCATCACCGGGCGGTGATTTCGACCACGTGTATCCCGCCGGTATCGGCAGCTACGTGCCGGGCCAGACCGTGGTGAAGGGCGGCGACGGCAAGCTGTATGCCTGCCGCCCGTTCCCGGAAGGTGCATGGTGCAACGTCAACGCCGAAGCCTACCGGCCGGGCGTGGGTGCAGCATGGCGCGATGCGTGGATCGCGTACTGA